One segment of Cerasicoccus sp. TK19100 DNA contains the following:
- the ahcY gene encoding adenosylhomocysteinase, with protein MSTATKTTTDYKVRDITLADFGRKEVEIAQFEMPGLMATREKYAGEQPLKGVRIMGSLHMTIQTAVLIETLKALGADVRWCSCNIYSTQDHAAAYVAKNLGVPVFAWKGETLEEYWWCTEQALTWPDGSGPQLIVDDGGDATLLIHKGYELENGEKWVDSDSSSLEEQVIKKLLKKIHADKPNHWHSVLEDWKGVSEETTTGVHRLYEMHKKGKLLVPAINVNDSVTKSKFDNLYGCRESLVDGIKRATDVMISGKVAVICGYGDVGKGCAQAMRAQGAQVVVTEVDPICALQAAMEGFRVLTVEDTLGWGDIYVTTTGNFGIITADQMSKMKDQAIVCNIGHFDNEIEVDKLDDMPGVDHEEIKPDHQGAVDKYTFPNGNSVYLLAKGRLVNLGCATGHPSFVMSNSFTNQVLAQVELWKNVEKYKPGVYILPKKLDEEVARLHLQKIGCKLTKLTEKQADYIGVTVEGPYKPEHYRY; from the coding sequence ATGAGCACCGCAACAAAAACAACCACTGACTATAAAGTTCGCGACATCACGCTGGCCGACTTCGGCCGCAAGGAAGTCGAGATCGCTCAATTCGAAATGCCGGGCCTCATGGCCACGCGCGAAAAATATGCCGGCGAGCAGCCCCTCAAGGGCGTCCGCATCATGGGCTCCTTGCACATGACGATTCAGACCGCCGTGCTGATCGAAACCCTGAAGGCACTTGGCGCTGACGTGCGCTGGTGCTCCTGCAACATTTACTCCACCCAGGACCACGCTGCGGCCTACGTAGCGAAGAACCTAGGCGTGCCGGTCTTTGCCTGGAAGGGCGAAACCCTCGAGGAATACTGGTGGTGCACCGAGCAGGCTCTCACCTGGCCCGATGGCTCCGGCCCTCAGTTGATCGTGGACGATGGCGGCGACGCAACACTCCTCATCCACAAAGGTTACGAGCTCGAGAACGGCGAGAAGTGGGTCGACAGCGACTCCAGCAGCCTCGAAGAGCAGGTCATCAAGAAGCTCCTTAAGAAGATTCACGCCGACAAGCCTAACCACTGGCACAGCGTGCTCGAGGACTGGAAGGGTGTTTCCGAAGAGACTACGACCGGCGTTCACCGCCTTTACGAAATGCACAAGAAGGGCAAGCTCCTCGTGCCGGCGATCAACGTCAACGACTCCGTTACGAAGTCTAAGTTTGACAACCTCTATGGCTGCCGCGAGTCCCTCGTGGACGGCATCAAGCGCGCCACCGACGTGATGATCTCGGGCAAGGTTGCCGTGATCTGCGGTTACGGCGACGTCGGCAAGGGCTGCGCCCAGGCCATGCGCGCACAGGGTGCCCAAGTTGTTGTCACCGAAGTCGACCCGATCTGCGCACTGCAGGCCGCCATGGAAGGCTTCCGCGTATTGACCGTTGAAGACACCCTCGGCTGGGGCGACATCTACGTCACCACCACGGGTAACTTCGGCATCATCACCGCCGACCAAATGTCCAAGATGAAGGACCAGGCCATCGTCTGCAACATCGGCCACTTCGACAACGAAATCGAAGTCGACAAGCTCGATGACATGCCCGGCGTTGACCACGAGGAAATCAAGCCTGACCATCAGGGCGCGGTGGACAAATACACCTTCCCGAATGGCAACAGCGTCTACCTGCTGGCCAAGGGTCGCCTCGTTAACCTCGGTTGCGCGACCGGTCACCCGTCCTTCGTGATGTCCAACAGCTTCACCAACCAGGTCCTTGCTCAGGTCGAGCTCTGGAAGAACGTCGAGAAATACAAGCCCGGCGTTTACATCCTCCCGAAGAAACTCGACGAGGAAGTCGCCCGCCTGCACCTGCAAAAGATCGGCTGCAAGCTGACCAAGCTCACCGAAAAGCAGGCTGACTATATCGGTGTTACCGTAGAAGGACCTTACAAGCCGGAACACTACCGCTACTAA
- a CDS encoding PEP-CTERM sorting domain-containing protein, protein MGTNSTITIFNDADAIFNGKIGTGTDIFIQNTAIAVFNGELANNVTIDLQGGTTTVNSIKNNATINVNGGTLLLNQSVGNSASVNVNSGTLELGADDVFPTSGNQASLTMNGGTLDTQGYNVEFDSLTLNGDSTIDLGDNPNVTVDLGAISGSGTLTVINWVDTNSIIFNPGSSSIDVGTQVMFAPGGAIVDPNDPSKIIPVPVPEPSTYALGALLGIFGVMFEMRRRHKTQLAK, encoded by the coding sequence GTGGGTACGAATTCCACGATCACTATATTCAATGATGCCGATGCGATCTTTAACGGCAAAATTGGCACCGGCACCGATATCTTTATCCAGAATACAGCCATCGCGGTTTTCAACGGGGAACTGGCCAATAACGTGACGATTGACCTGCAGGGGGGCACCACGACGGTCAACTCCATCAAAAACAACGCGACGATTAACGTGAACGGCGGGACCTTGCTCCTGAATCAGTCGGTTGGGAATAGCGCGAGCGTTAACGTAAACAGTGGCACGCTTGAGTTGGGGGCGGATGATGTTTTCCCGACTTCAGGTAATCAGGCATCCCTTACGATGAACGGCGGCACCTTGGACACCCAAGGCTACAACGTGGAGTTTGACTCGCTGACGCTTAATGGCGATTCGACGATTGATTTGGGCGATAATCCCAATGTCACGGTTGATTTGGGCGCAATTAGCGGTTCTGGCACGCTGACGGTCATCAACTGGGTGGATACGAACTCCATCATCTTCAATCCCGGTTCTTCCAGCATCGATGTGGGCACTCAAGTGATGTTCGCGCCAGGCGGTGCCATTGTTGACCCCAATGACCCGAGCAAGATTATTCCCGTTCCCGTACCGGAGCCGTCCACATACGCCCTAGGCGCTTTGTTAGGAATTTTTGGGGTGATGTTCGAGATGAGGCGTCGGCACAAAACACAGCTCGCCAAGTGA